GGCGGGCGAAATTGTTATGGATACGTCTTACCGGTCGGTGTTGGATCGTGCTACTAAGCGGGCGGGTGTGTCTGAGCGGATTAAACCGCATTCGGGTAGGCGCTGGTTGGTGACTCGGCTTGCGGAAGAGGGTGCGCATGTTAAAGAGATTGGCCGCATTCTCGGTGATGATGATTTGAGTGTGATTATGGGCATTTATATGCAGGTTCGGGCTGAGCGGACAACGGAGCTTATGGACGTGGTGGACGTGTCGGTTACGGCGGCGCGTCGGGCAGGGCAGGAGTAGAGATATGGCTGAAAAGAAAAGTGAGCGGCACCGGCTTGACGGTTTGACTATTCGCGTACTTGATGGGCGGTACATCATGGGAGACCTAATATGTGGGCTTCGACTCATTGGAGGGCGCGTGTCGTGGAGAATCTCAGTTGTGAACCGTTGGGGGGATGATTTCATCCCAGATTGGGTGGTGGGCCCCCGTCAACGGACTTCACAGCTCTGGAGGGACTACCATATTGACCGGGGTTCTGGGAGGCCTAAGAAGTCCTGGTATGTGGTGTTCCCTGACTTCCGCATTCGTGAGGAAAAGCTGGCGCCGATACTAGACGCGCTAATACGCGAGGACATTTATGAGGTTCAGTATTCGGCTCTAAGGCGTGCGCTCGGAATGTAGCGGCCAGTGCAGTCCTGACGCGAGCATGTGAGGCCATGATAAGGTGAAAGAAGTTCTTCACATTTGGTTTGAGCCGTATCACTGTAGTGAAGCCAGTCCACTCCGATTCCGGAGTGCAGGGCCGTTAAGAACGGGACTAAGACGGTGGATGGCAGAGTTTCTACTGTCCCTAGCGCCTAAATGCGGCGCTTTGTAGTAAAGCCCCGATTCGTTGGGGATTACTACTCGTACCCAAAATAGGTACGTGGGAAAGAGTGTAGAACTCATGTCTAATGTGTCTCGCACCACAGCGAACACCGCCACATCCAACGCGCGCCTGGCGCGTAATTTGAAGCCCCGGCTTATGGGTAGCGTAAAAGACGCTGCAGGCCGCTGGGCAATCAGCGAAAAGACTATCCGGCGCATGATCAACGCCGGGGAGCTCGTCGGCTACTATCCGACGCCCCGCACCCTGCGTGTGGACATGCTCGAGCTCGATGCCCTCATGGAGTCCCGCGCCACCCGCAAGGTGGTGGCGTAACAATGACTACCAACTACGCCCCAGCCGATTCGCTGGCCTACATCAATGAAAATGGTCTAATCGACGCGGCCATAGAAGCGCTGTACACACTCTCAGACGATATGAGCGCGCCCGAACAGGCAGACCTTGCGGTAACTGTTCTGGAGACCCTGAAGAAGATCCTTGCGTATGAAGTCCGGGTACACCGGCTTGATACAGCCACGCACTACAGCAATGACATCCCCCTGCGTGTTACCGGGCTAGAGCCGTATGAAGAAGTCGATACCGACGGCGTGCGGCATACGGGAGTACGTCCGTTCACCACCTGTATGCACCCCAGTGGTGCGGTAACCCACCCGGCTATCGACAACGGCGGGGAGGTGGCGTAACCCATGGCTGAAAAGAATATCCCCGCGCCGGGCCAGCACGGGGACAATCAAGCAAGTTTCTACCGCCATACTAACCCAGTAGGGCAGGGAACACCTAGCGTGTGGGAGTCCTTTGCGGTACAAACACTTGCCTATCTTGTCTCCAGTACGGCGGAAACCGCGCAGTTCGCTATCGCCCGGCGCGGCTTAACCGTGCAGGCGTTCCCTAGGTTGTATCAACCGGCGTTTGAGGTGCTGCTAGGTGGTGTCCTGGAGCTGCTGGAGACGGGCCGGGGCCAGGAGGCTATCAACATTGTGCAGTTCGGCCAGCGGCTGCATGAGCGGCAAGGCCCGGTGAGCGTCCGGGTAATGCAGCGGATTACCGGAAGTGGCTGCTACCGCGCCGATAAAGCACTGTGTTTCGCTGAGCTTGGGCTGATTAATGTTGCGGCCTGCCTGCTGGTTGAACAGTCTGGTTTTGCGTCCCTGGTGCAAGCCCAGGCGGGTATCCAACGCTGCTTAGACGAAGCAACTTTGGTCGGCACTGGTGAAGTGGTGGACCGCGTTCTGTATGCGCAGGCAGCAGGGCAACGCGCGCTGATCAACGGGCAGCAGGTCCGGGCTTACTCTCCAGCTCAGGGGGTGGCCTAATGCCTAAGATGACTGCAAGCGACGTGAAGCAGACAATGCAGCGCGCGGAAGCAACCGCGGCTAGGGTCGGCGCGGATATTCCGCTGGACTCGGTACTAACCGCACAAGAGTGGACGCAGCTACATAGGGACGTATTCGACGGCTCAGACGCGCTCGAGCACCTACAGGATTACGCCCGCGCTCACTACGTGCCACCGATCGCATTCCTACTTGTGACGCTGACCAGGATTGCGGCGGCAAGCCACCCTATTACCGTTAACGCTGGGCTGGGCCCCACACCACTGAACGCCTATCTTGTGCTGGTTGGTGATTCCGGTATGGGCAAGGACACGGTAATCAATCGGTCTACTAAGGCCTACCCACTGGTCCGCACCAGTTTCCCCGCGGGGCTGGAAGAGCGGCCGCTAGGCTCGGGTGAATCACTGGTATCCGCGTTTATGCCACCCGCGCCGGACAAAGATGACCCGGCCCCTAAACCTAACCCCCGGGTGCTGTTCACGGAGACGGAAATCAGCAACGCCGAAACATTGATGAAGCGCGACGGTGCCACGCTTAGGCAAAACCTGCTGAAGCTCTACAGCGGCAGCACGGTCGGCAATGCGACGAAAAACAGTGTGGACACCATAGCCGGGGGCACGTATTCCACCGGGCTGATTATCGGAGCCCAACGGGGCAGGGTAGGGGCGCTGCTGGATAACCCCGATGATGGATTGCCCCACCGGTTCATGTGGACGGAGCTGCTAGATCCGAACGTGCCTAGCCAGTTGCCTAAGGTTGGGCCAGAGTTGGACGCGGTGCAATTCCCTAAGGCGGGGACGGTAATCCGCGCGTGCGATAAGGCCAGTAGGCAGGTGAAGCAGCGCAGCAGGTTGCGGCTCACTAAAGGCTATACAGGCGGGCTTGACTCGCACCTATTGTTAACTCGGGTGCGTATCGCTGCACTGCTGGCCGTGTTTAGAGGGCATGCGGAAGAGCGCGGCTTTACCGATGATGATTGGCGGCGTGCGGGCGCGCTCATAGCGTACTCAAAGAAAGTACGTGAGTCCTGTAACGAACGCCTGCAGGCCTCAGCCGTGGTCAAGCAGATGACACGTGAAGAAGCAGAGTATGCAGCACGTAGGAAGCGCATTCACCAATTGGTCTACGAGGCGTTAAAGGGTAGTGAGCAGGTGCGTGTAAGTGAGATTACTAATCCTCAGCGCAGGTGGCGTAAAGACGCGGAAGACATGCTAGCGGAACTGGTACACGCTAAAGCTATTCGCTACGTCGATAAGCAGTGTTGGATTATCGGCAAGGGCGAAACATGGCAGGACTTTGTGAGTTCACTTAACACCCCGTCCTAAGTGACCTAACCGACCTAACCCCAGGTAGGCGGTGGTTTCCAGCGTCCTAACCACCGTCCTAACCCGTCCTAACCTAGGACACGAAGATAG
The sequence above is drawn from the Corynebacterium jeikeium genome and encodes:
- a CDS encoding DNA-binding protein: MSNVSRTTANTATSNARLARNLKPRLMGSVKDAAGRWAISEKTIRRMINAGELVGYYPTPRTLRVDMLELDALMESRATRKVVA